The Juglans microcarpa x Juglans regia isolate MS1-56 chromosome 8S, Jm3101_v1.0, whole genome shotgun sequence genome has a window encoding:
- the LOC121245047 gene encoding LOW QUALITY PROTEIN: WD repeat and HMG-box DNA-binding protein 1-like (The sequence of the model RefSeq protein was modified relative to this genomic sequence to represent the inferred CDS: inserted 2 bases in 2 codons), with the protein MKVRSVKLREGHKVTANNGRGSFCSVLWDQQALHLVTASSSDPSISIHDPLLPSTAPKILRHHRDGVTALAISPNSTCLASGSVDHSVKLYKFPGGEFETNITRFTLPIRALAFNRSGSMLAAAGDDEGIKLINTIDGSIARVLKGHKGPVTSLAFDPISEYLASIDSTGSVIYWELHSGRTLHTLNGIAPDTGSDLSVMNVVSWSPDGETLAVPGLRNDLVMYDRDTAEKLFSLRGDHIQPICFFSWSPNGKYLATSGLDRQVLIWDVARKQDIDRHKFDDNICCMAWKPIGNALAIIDVMGKYGVWESVVPSSMKSPTDDVPNLQSKNSNGLLLFDEDEQDVNVSGNLSDLGEDSHGEIEAPCRKRLRKQSAYEENFSEGGSEEWSLPPKVDSRKKMNCRNKESLNRNEGLRSIMTSARMKMQEAFQPGATPAQPGKRRFLCYNMAGSITTIEHDGYSHIEIDFHDTGKGPRVPSMTDHFGFTVAALSENASVFANSCKGEKNMSTLMYRPFSTWANNSEWSMRLEGXEVKVVALGTAWVAAITSSNFLRIFTEGGLQKHVLSLDGPVVTAAGFKDELAVVTHASDCLPSNDQMLEFRVFNISNGTQPLXGRLPLTPGSRLTWFGFSEEGLLSSNDSKGVLRVFTNQYGGSWLPLFSASKEKSDENYWVVGLNANKLFCIVCKYPDLFPQVMPKPVLTLLNLSFPLASSDLGAEALENEFILNNMHLLQIQKRMEEMAGAGLDTTSLDDEAFSMEVAQDRCILRLIASCCNGDKLVRATELVKLLTMEKSVKGAIKLVTALKLPNLAERFSSVLEERLLNEAKETKQKPLPNSVAHVAVNKTSTSAEKIKTTESAIPLSSPKLTAPLFTKKAKSQEVARVGIQKTEQNQIPVLDDIGKEKEIEEVKSRGEVKKFGEMSGIQTNRSSKTFVESSNKESNKLVENPVQSHRPSNPFLKSSIK; encoded by the exons ATGAAAGTTCGGTCAGTGAAGCTCAGGGAGGGCCACAAGGTGACCGCAAACAATGGCCGCGGCTCATTCTGCTCCGTCCTGTGGGACCAGCAAGCCCTTCACCTCGTCACGGCCTCCTCTTCCGATCCCTCCATCTCCATCCACGACCCTCTTCTTCCCTCAACTGCTCCCAAGATCCTCCGCCACCACCGTGATGGCGTCACCGCCCTCGCGATTAGCCCCAACTCCACCTGCCTCGCTTCTGGATCCGTGGATCACTCCGTCAAGCTGTACAAGTTTCCAG GTGGAGAGTTTGAGACTAATATCACTAGATTCACGCTGCCAATACGAGCCCTTGCATTTAATAGATCAGGGAGTATGTTGGCAGCCGCGGGAGATGATGAAGGGATTAAGCTAATCAACACAATTGACGGTTCAATCGCCAGGGTTCTTAAAGGACATAAAGGACCTGTAACTAGCTTAGCTTTTGACCCTATTAGTGAATACTTAGCATCGATTGATTCAACTGGGAGTGTCATTTATTGGGAGCTCCATTCTGGAAGAACATTGCACACTTTAAACGGCATAGCTCCTGACACTGGTTCAGACCTTTCTGTCATGAATGTAGTTAGCTGGAGTCCCGATGGGGAGACCTTGGCTGTCCCAGGTTTGAGAAATGATCTGGTGATGTACGATAGAGATACGGCTGAAAAGCTGTTTTCATTGAGAGGCGATCACATACAAcctatttgtttcttttcttggtcACCCAATGGTAAGTACTTGGCCACTTCTGGTCTAGATAGGCAGGTTCTGATTTGGGATGTGGCTCGGAAGCAGGATATTGACAGGCATAAATTTGATGATAATATATGTTGCATGGCATGGAAGCCCATTGGCAACGCACTGGCTATTATTGATGTTATGGGAAAGTATGGTGTATGGGAATCAGTTGTTCCTTCGTCAATGAAATCTCCTACTGACGATGTTCCGAATTTGCAATCAAAGAATAGTAACGGTCTCCTTTTGTTTGATGAAGATGAGCAAGATGTTAATGTATCTGGTAACCTAAGTGATCTTGGTGAAGATAGTCATGGTGAAATTGAAGCTCCTTGCAGGAAAAGGCTACGCAAGCAGTCTGCATATGAGGAAAATTTCAGTGAGGGTGGTAGCGAGGAATGGAGCTTGCCTCCTAAGGTTGATTCCCGTAAGAAAATGAATTGTAGAAACAAAGAAAGCTTGAATAGGAACGAGGGGCTAAGAAGCATAATGACATCTGCTAGGATGAAAATGCAGGAGGCATTTCAGCCAGGTGCTACTCCAGCGCAGCCTGGAAAAAGGCGCTTTTTGTGCTATAATATGGCTGGAAGTATAACCACTATTGAACATGATGGATACTCCCATATAGAG ATAGACTTTCATGATACTGGTAAAGGCCCAAGAGTTCCGTCAATGACAGATCATTTTGGCTTTACAGTGGCTGCATTAAGTGAGAATGCAAGTGTTTTTGCGAACTCTTGCAAGGGTGAGAAGAACATGAGTACTCTTATGTATCGCCCGTTTAGTACCTGGGCAAATAACAGTGAG TGGTCTATGCGATTAGAAG ACGAAGTGAAGGTCGTTGCACTTGGTACTGCCTGGGTAGCTGCAATTACAAGTTCTAATTTTCTTCGCATCTTTACTGAGGGTGGTTTGCAG AAACATGTTCTTTCACTTGATGGGCCAGTGGTAACTGCAGCAGGCTTCAAGGATGAACTTGCAGTTGTGACTCATGCTTCTGACTGTCTTCCCTCAAATGATCAG ATGTTGGAGTTCAGAGTATTCAACATATCTAATGGAACCCAGCCTC AGGGACGTCTGCCACTAACTCCTGGTTCACGTCTAACATGGTTTGGGTTTAGTGAAGAAGGCCTTTTAAGCTCTAATGATTCTAAG GGCGTGTTGAGAGTTTTTACTAACCAATATGGTGGCAGTTGGCTCCCACTCTTCAG TGCTAGTAAAGAAAAGTCGGACGAAAACTATTGGGTGGTTGGGTTGAATGCAAACAAGCTATTTTGTATTGTTTGCAAATATCCAGACTTATTCCCCCAG GTGATGCCCAAGCCAGTTCTCACTCTACTAAATCTTTCATTTCCTCTTGCATCCTCGGACCTTGGAGCAGAAGCCCTTGAAAATGAGTTTATACTGAACAACATGCATCTCTTACAG ATTCAAAAGAGAATGGAAGAAATGGCTGGTGCTGGTTTGGACACTACTTCACTTGATGATGAGGCTTTTAGTATGGAAGTAGCTCAAGATAGATGCATCTTGAGGCTTATTGCATCCTGCTGCAATG GTGATAAGCTTGTGAGGGCTACTGAACTTGTGAAACTGTTAACAATGGAAAAATCTGTGAAGGGTGCAATCAAGCTTGTTACTGCACTGAAGCTTCCTAACTTGGCCGAACGGTTCAGTAGCGTATTGGAG GAAAGGTTGCTTAATGAAGCCAAAGAGACGAAGCAAAAACCTCTCCCAAACTCAGTGGCTCACGTTGCAGTCAACAAGACCTCAACTTCTGctgaaaaaatcaaaacaacgGAAAGTGCTATTCCCTTGTCATCACCAAAATTGACTGCTCCTCTGTTTACCAAGAAGGCCAAATCACAGGAGGTTGCTAGAGTTGGAATACAGAAAACGGAACAAAACCAAATTCCAGTGTTGGATGACATTGGAAAGGAAAAGGAGATAGAGGAGGTAAAAAGCCGTGGGGAGGTAAAGAAGTTTGGGGAAATGTCTGGAATACAAACAAATCGCTCATCTAAAACATTTGTAGAGTCATCAAACAAGGAGTCGAATAAATTAGTGGAAAATCCAGTACAATCTCATCGCCCATCTAATCCTTTTCTGAAGTCATCTATCAAGTGA